The Vicia villosa cultivar HV-30 ecotype Madison, WI linkage group LG1, Vvil1.0, whole genome shotgun sequence genome includes a region encoding these proteins:
- the LOC131623031 gene encoding probable purine permease 11, producing MEIDQEPQPQSSDNTNINMTQQPQDPRIKDYRWWFRVILYIIFLLAGQSFSLLLERLYYDKGGNSKWMISFVQSSGFPLLLPLICYFKSKENFKNIFNINDNNSSIIKPRNFTIYLGFGILLEGVFLMYSYGLQYLPLSTFSLICSTELGFNALFSFFLNSQKFTALIFNSVFLLTISTSLLAVDSISEDSMDIHRENYILGFIFTLCACATFSLYLALVQFCFEKVIKRETFDAILDMQFYPSLIATCACVVGLFVSGEWKILDKEMKEFDNGKMSYVVTLVCCAVTWQVCYIGMLGLVFEVSSLFANIIGSLVLPLVSTLAVLFFHDEIDGVKSMALILAIWGFLSYIYQNYLDDKKAKEVKRLCLGVSKGEVEISFELS from the exons ATGGAGATAGATCAAGAACCACAACCACAAAGTTCAG ATAACACAAACATAAACATGACTCAACAACCTCAAGATCCAAGAATCAAAGACTACAGATGGTGGTTTCGTGTAATCCTATACATAATTTTCCTCTTAGCAGGCcaatctttctctcttcttttagAAAGACTATACTATGACAAAGGTGGTAATAGCAAATGGATGATCTCATTTGTTCAATCATCTGGATTCCCCTTACTCCTCCCACTCATTTGTTacttcaaatcaaaagaaaatttcaAGAACATATTCAACATCAATGATAACAATTCCTCCATAATCAAACCAAGAAATTTCACCATCTATCTAGGGTTTGGCATTCTTTTAGAAGGAGTGTTCTTGATGTATTCCTATGGACTTCAATATCTTCCTCTTTCAACTTTCTCTCTAATATGTTCAACTGAGCTAGGGTTTAATGCATTATTCTCTTTCTTCCTAAATTCTCAAAAGTTCACAGCATTGATATTCAATTCTGTGTTTCTTCTTACTATATCAACTTCGTTGCTCGCCGTTGATTCGATTTCCGAAGACTCAATGGATATCCATAGAGAAAACTACATACTTGGTTTCATCTTCACTCTTTGTGCATGTGCTACTTTTTCTCTATACCTTGCTCTAGTTCAATTTTGTTTTGAGAAAGTTATAAAAAGAGAAACCTTTGATGCAATCTTGGACATGCAATTCTATCCTTCCCTCATTGCTACTTGTGCTTGTGTGGTGGGATTGTTTGTGAGTGGAGAATGGAAAATTTTGGACAAGGAGATGAAAGAGTTTGATAATGGAAAAATGTCATATGTAGTGACTTTGGTTTGTTGTGCTGTGACATGGCAAGTGTGTTACATTGGAATGTTGGGGTTGGTTTTTGAGGTATCTTCATTGTTTGCAAATATTATAGGTTCTTTGGTGCTACCCTTGGTTTCAACTCTTGCTGTTTTGTTCTTTCATGATGAGATTGATGGAGTTAAATCTATGGCTTTGATATTGGCAATATGGGGATTTCTTTCATatatttatcaaaattatttaGATGATAAAAAGGCTAAGGAAGTTAAGAGACTTTGTCTTGGGGTTTCAAAAGGTGAGGTAGAAATCTCTTTTGAATTGAGTTAA